The following coding sequences lie in one Stigmatopora nigra isolate UIUO_SnigA chromosome 4, RoL_Snig_1.1, whole genome shotgun sequence genomic window:
- the rimbp2b gene encoding LOW QUALITY PROTEIN: RIMS-binding protein 2 (The sequence of the model RefSeq protein was modified relative to this genomic sequence to represent the inferred CDS: inserted 2 bases in 1 codon), producing the protein MTSERGGVRTGLSWYVVQPPQHRSAAHTAVIAPYFSPQGSMGGHKTHRLEKKKPLNTRRSESAANPRPPADSGAWTKTPDEVQPRNEVVPQQVPSANRLDQFCLLEKSKANLSYNAETLRSHRLKQRLLESEISAKRKECEVLEAQVKKKNQTCQTLENEIQDFFQEKTHLGLQFFNGSHKSSEYERVKSEYAQLKDTLGAVTQERDLALWERNHLQGKLENLEQVLKHMREAAERRQQLELEHEQALAVLNAKQQEIDLLQKAQVEAKKEHEGAVYLLENHLDSMQAKVRELEEKCRNQSEQFNLLSKELEKFRLQAGFDILSTEPLTVCETPGSPNKSLSQLLNGLAAPIGKGSETKTSRSLISELIRPLQSSGDKPAELLSVKPTFLTRSRGIGSGRTLLSEMDKDLGSTTRSKPRFTGKVRLCIARYSYNPYDGPNEHPEAELPLVAGKYLYVYGTMDEDGFYEGELLDGQRGLVPSNFVDFIQEEKSSVQGRDSVAKEPGNLNHSSLGSERLGVSRGIGTGLGSLLSDGKQSGLNSSGGLGVDLLGSSSNGTGTLDVNIDEVGENLVPYPRRINLIKQLAKSIIIGWDPPVVPPGWGSISGYNVLVDKELRMSVPYGGRTKSLIEKLNLATNTYRISVQSVTERGLSDELRCTMLVGKDVVVAPYYLRVDNITQSSAELSWMPSNSNYGHTLFLNGTEYDMIKAGGYKYQFLNLKPMTVYKVKVVAQTHQVPWQLPNEQRDKREISVEFCTQPAGPPHPPQEVQVQCGQTPGILQVRWKPPQLTTAGTSNGASVIGYAVCTKGQKIAEVLYPTADYVTVELNRIQCLEAREIIVRTLSTQGDSPDSPVAVIPHNLLGSPHLAHRTPGPPHTLPHPTLPPTHPPYPSTYPPLHPHPQMQPLTRVQPHTLPPQSTCHPPFPRQPVAKSKPLLSARESETKEHAAGMRAGPPWERCPSPLPPMRGANLEPPPFPTRRSPSPQRILPQPQGVPIPNTIAKAMAREAAQRVFAEGNRVEKRNIFSERGNALHPLNSDEEEDGYDSPHARRRGASVDEFLRGSELGRQHHYNHHHHYSEEYYTESSRGSDLSDIMEEDEEDLYSEMQLEEGRRRSINSHNSLKAYYQRQDLAEERDCWDLQREVVRHKSLRSKRLHSIPEVEEENDTVDTMGQRLRFDEGGRPVTPRAGRKPYGLDNHGHRRFRHLQRQRSSPRFADIRYYYHHHADDRFPNRTSRQNTKSPDSGLDCGSEEEGASLGRGHRSYYTHAAPLRVIHCEGPVERRALAMGRKRTLTRQCSVEGDFPDMIRPKSVHTGDFRNRDREHSGSRNYSRDGALSEGRLNEVDRVYYSPHREAKTQSLSRLHWDQSLLIGNSPSHGNAERLDHSGRRPSHMGTPPQRRPIPSIEITMDSNSEGSEGNPSPVKEDVYYGNVARRRIWPSMSSEDHYDSYGGRRHGRGRRSLDYFEDSEADQITRVFVALFDYDPLSMSPNPDAADEELPFKEGQVIKVFGNKDTDGFYRAEIRDRVGLIPCNMVSEIQTDDGNMMGQLLKQGFLPLNTPVEKLVNCDRFKDGRINRRSRKSKRERNRRSGRQHAMSTRRMVALYDYDPRESSPNIDIEYEGSRLDDEAELTFCAGDVITVFGEIDEDGFYYGELNGHNGLVPSNFLEEVPDDVEVFLTDSPSRYPQDTPTRIKTKRVPWDKCGPPRRSGSPPARPYILXSPIRVPVDMHASIKTKGLQSEGKKSSLGVPSGPHGGQTARLAEPQGIFSQKTQISTRHHPSKGFVSIATSTQRLSLIGQKPFLNLPWNDFSFTGHLYRCRRIVLCPCKKRIMVNVLIP; encoded by the exons GAGAATGAGATTCAAGACTTCTTCCAGGAGAAGACACACTTAGGCCTCCAATTTTTCAACGGTAGCCACAAATCATCTGAATATGAGAGG GTGAAGTCTGAGTATGCCCAACTCAAAGATACGCTTGGTGCTGTGACGCAGGAGAGAGATTTAGCCCTGTGGGAGAGGAACCATCTCCAAGGCAAACTGGAGAACCTAGAGCAGGTGCTCAAG CATATGCGCGAGGCTGCGGAGCGGAGGCAGCAGCTCGAGTTGGAGCATGAGCAGGCCTTGGCTGTACTCAATGCGAAGCAGCAGGAGATTGACCTGCTTCAGAAG GCTCAGGTTGAGGCTAAAAAAGAACATGAGGGCGCCGTCTATCTATTAGAG AACCACTTGGACAGCATGCAG GCTAAAGTACGCGAGCTGGAGGAGAAATGTCGGAATCAAAGCGAGCAGTTCAACCTGCTGTCCAAAGAACTGGAGAAATTCCGACTGCAGGCTGGTTTTGACATCCTCAGCACGGAACCTTTGACAGTGTGTGAAACTCCTGGTTCTCCCAACAAGTCGCTTTCCCAGCTTCTCAATGGATTGGCAGCCCCCATAGGCAAAG GTAGTGAGACTAAAACAAGCAGATCTTTGATATCCGAGTTGATTCGTCCACTCCAAAGCAGCGGAGATAAACCAGCGGAGCTCCTGTCTGTCAAGCCAACGTTTCTAACTCGCAGTCGAGGCATCGGAAGTGGAAGGACGCTTCTGTCGGAG atggACAAAGATCTTGGTTCCACCACCAGGTCAAAACCGAGGTTTACTGGGAAGGTTCGTCTGTGTATAGCTCGATAtag TTACAATCCCTACGACGGGCCAAATGAACATCCGGAAGCCGAGCTCCCCCTGGTGGCAGGAAAGTACCTCTATGTTTACGGAACGATGGATGAGGATGGCTTTTACGAAG GAGAGCTCCTGGATGGCCAACGGGGGCTGGTCCCTTCCAATTTTGTGGATTTTATACAGGAGGAAAAATCCTCCGTTCAAGGCAGGGACTCGGTAGCTAAAGAACCTGGCAACCTCAACCACAGTAGCCTGGGATCTGAGAGACTTGGGGTCAGCAGGGGGATCGGGACGGGTTTAGGTAGCCTGTTGTCTGACGGCAAACAAAGCGGTCTGAATAGCAGTGGTGGCCTGGGAGTGGACCTCCTGGGTTCCTCCAGCAACGGGACGGGAACCTTAGATGTCAATATCGACGAGGTCGGTGAAAACCTTGTGCCTTATCCTCGCCGCATCAACCTGATCAAACAGTTGGCCAAGAGCATCATCATCGGCTGGGATCCTCCCGTGGTTCCTCCCGGTTGGGGTTCCATCAGTGGCTATAACGTCCTGGTGGATAAGGAATTACGAATGAGTGTCCCCTACGGGGGCAGGACTAAGTCGCTGATCGAGAAACTCAACCTGGCAACCAACACTTATCGAATATCCGTGCAGAGTGTGACCGAACGAGGCTTGTCGGATGAACTCCGGTGTACGATGTTGGTGGGAAAAGATGTGGTGGTAGCACCTTACTATTTGCGGGTGGACAACATTACGCAGAGTTCAGCCGAACTCTCGTGGATGCCCAGTAATAGCAACTATGGTCACACCCTTTTTCTCAATGGAACGGAGTACGACATGATAAAGGCTGGTGGCTATAAATATCAATTCCTCAACCTCAAGCCCATGACGGTTTACAAAGTTAAGGTTGTGGCACAGACGCACCAGGTGCCTTGGCAGCTTCCCAACGAGCAGAGGGACAAGAGGGAAATATCTGTGGAGTTCTGCACTCAACCTGCAG GTCCTCCACACCCACCACAGGAGGTTCAGGTCCAATGTGGTCAGACACCTGGGATTCTACAGGTTAGATGGAAACCCCCACAGCTGACTACAGCTGGTACTTCCAACGGTGCCAGTGTAATTGGCTATGCTGTATGCACAAAGGGACAAAAG ATTGCCGAGGTTTTGTACCCAACAGCGGACTACGTGACAGTGGAATTAAACCGAATCCAATGCCTGGAAGCCAGGGAGATCATTGTAAGGACGTTATCAACACAAGGAGATTCCCCAGATTCCCCCGTAGCCGTCATCCCGCATAATCTCCTGGGCTCCCCTCATCTCGCCCATCGAACTCCAGGCCCCCCACACACCTTACCCCACCCGACACTCCCCCCAACTCACCCCCCATACCCATCCACGTATCCCCCACTTCACCCACACCCCCAAATGCAGCCTCTAACCCGAGTCCAGCCCCATACATTGCCTCCACAGTCCACGTGTCACCCTCCGTTCCCACGCCAGCCCGTGGCCAAGTCTAAACCGCTCCTAAGTGCCAGAGAGTCCGAAACCAAAGAGCACGCGGCGGGTATGCGGGCTGGTCCGCCCTGGGAACGCTGCCCTTCCCCACTGCCTCCCATGCGTGGCGCCAACTTGGAGCCGCCGCCCTTCCCGACGCGGCGATCGCCATCTCCTCAGAGGATATTGCCGCAGCCTCAGGGAGTACCCATACCCAATACCATCGCCAAGGCCATGGCCAGGGAAGCTGCTCAGAGGGTGTTTGCTGAAGGCAACAGG GTCGAAAAGAGGAACATCTTCAGTGAGCGCGGTAATGCTCTTCACCCCCTTAACTCTGACGAAGAGGAGGATGGTTACGATTCTCCTCACGCCAGACGAAGAGGCGCCTCAGTGGATGAATTTCTTCGAGGTTCCGAACTGGGAAGACAG CACCATTACAACCATCACCACCACTACAGCGAAGAGTACTACACCGAGAGCAGCCGCGGATCTGACTTATCCGACATCatggaggaggatgaagaagatCTGTACTCGGAAATGCAACTAGAAGAAGGCCGCAGGAGAAGCATTAACTCTCACAATTCTCTAAAG GCATACTACCAACGTCAAGACTTGGCCGAGGAACGAGACTGCTGGGACCTCCAGAGGGAGGTAGTGAGGCACAAATCCCTCCGAAGTAAACGTCTCCACAGCATCccagaagtagaagaagaaaacgACACCGTGGACACTATGGGCCAACGCCTTCGCTTCGATGAAGGCGGTCGGCCTGTAACGCCACGAGCCGGTCGGAAACCCTACGGCCTCGACAACCACGGACACCGCCGTTTCCGCCATTTACAACGCCAACGTTCTTCCCCCCGCTTTGCCGACAtccgctactactaccaccaccacgcGGATGACCGCTTCCCCAACCGAACCAGCCGGCAGAACACCAAAAGCCCGGACAGTGGTTTAGACTGCGGTAGCGAAGAAGAAGGCGCCTCCCTAGGTCGAGGTCATCGAAGTTACTACACCCATGCGGCTCCTCTTCGAGTTATCCATTGTGAAGGTCCGGTGGAGAGGCGAGCATTAGCTATGGGTCGGAAAAGGACCTTGACAAGGCAATGTAGCGTGGAAGGGGATTTTCCTGACATGATCCGGCCTAAGTCGGTCCACACTGGGGACTTTAGAAACCGGGATCGGGAACATTCGGGGTCACGGAACTATTCCAGAGATGGAGCCTTGAGTGAAGGCAGGCTGAATGAAGTGGACAGAGTCTATTACAGTCCTCACAGGGAGGCTAAGACCCAGTCTTTGTCCAGACTCCACTGGGACCAATCGCTG ctgattggaaactctccATCTCACGGGAATGCCGAACGTCTGGACCACTCGGGTCGGCGGCCATCTCACATGGGCACGCCCCCTCAACGAAGGCCCATCCCATCCATTG AGATCACCATGGACAGTAACAGTGAAGGGAGTGAGGGGAACCCCTCACCCGTCAAGGAGGATGTTTACTATGGCAATGTAGCTCGGCGAAGGATATGGCCATCTATGTCCTCAGAGGATCATTATG ACAGCTATGGCGGACGCAGACACGGACGTGGACGCCGCTCGCTGGACTACTTTGAGGATTCCGAAGCGGATCAGATAACCCGTGTCTTCGTAGCCCTATTCGACTACGACCCGCTATCCATGTCACCAAACCCTGACGCTGCCGATGAAGAACTTCCTTTCAAAGAGGGACAGGTCATCAAG GTTTTTGGGAACAAAGACACAGACGGCTTCTATAGAGCAGAAATCCGAGACAGAGTGGGTTTGATTCCTTGTAACATGGTCTCTGAAATCCAAACGGATGATGGGAATATGATGGGTCAACTTCTTAAACAAGGATTTCTCCCACTTAATACTCCTGTAGAGAAATTAG TAAACTGCGATCGTTTCAAAGATGGACGAATAAATCGCAGGTCCAGAAAATCCAAGCGAG AGAGAAACCGACGCAGTGGGCGACAACACGCCATGTCCACCCGAAGAATGGTGGCCCTTTATGACTACGACCCAAGAGAGAGTTCTCCAAACATTGATATTGAG TACGAGGGCAGCAGACTAGATGACGAG GCCGAGTTGACATTCTGCGCCGGGGATGTCATCACCGTTTTCGGGGAAATTGACGAAGATGGTTTTTATTAT GGCGAGCTGAACGGACACAACGGATTGGTCCCTTCCAACTTTCTCGAAGAAGTGCCTGATGATGTCGAAGTTTTTCTGACCGACTCCCCATCTCGATACCCCCAGGACACTCCCACGCGGATAAAGACCAAAAGG GTTCCGTGGGACAAATGTGGTCCACCCAGAAGATCAGGCTCTCCGCCAGCACGTCCATACATCTT CAGTCCCATCAGGGTCCCAGTGGACATGCACGCCTCCATAAAGACAAAGGGACTGCAATCAGAAGGGAAGAAGTCGTCCCTTGGCGTTCCTAGTGGACCACACGGTGGTCAAACGGCTCGGCTCGCTGAGCCACAAGGAATCTTCtcccaaaaaacccaaataagcaCACGTCATCATCCAAGCAAAGGCTTTGTTTCCATAGCCACTTCTACCCAACGTCTCTCTCTCATAGGTCAAAAACCCTTCTTAAACTTGCCTTGGAATGACTTTAGTTTTACTGGTCATTTATACAGATGCAGACGGATAGTTTTGTGTCCttgtaaaaaaagaatcatGGTCAATGTCCTCATCCCATAG
- the piwil1 gene encoding piwi-like protein 1, which produces MAGRARGRARGRGRGQDASVPGILMAQSHAPVPLVAAHQVGGMVGRGRQESGQVTRSEEAVSEISAGFQQLKIGGRGGRKRDVHDAGINTRQTMEHVISSKSGTSGSTIHLSANFFHVLSRPKWVLYQYHVDFKPPMESTRLRSALLYQHAALGPVRCFDGAILFLPIKLHDKVTELNSKTNHGEDVQITVTLTNELPPSSPACLQFYNIIFRRILRTLKLQQIGRNHYNPKDPLDIPQHGLTIWPGYASAILQYESSILLCTDVSHKVLRSETVLDFMGNLRQKCSPHTFTDACSRELIGLVVLTKYNNKTYRIDDIAWDQTPHNTFKRGEADISFKNYYKNQYGLEIADNNQVLLVSHVKKAAPGLTPLGPALLIPELCYFTGLTDKMRADYTIMKDLSKHTRLDPEQRAGRLLRFSAAINKNEIVQADLENWGLKFDKQLLNLTGRILPPETIFQGARSYSYNPRSADWTREMRGLSVMGSPPLENWLLLYTRRNSREAESLLDALYKVSGPLKIALQDPVIIEYEDHQESLLRTLQKNVRKDTQMVVVILSSSRKDKYDSVKKYLCVDCPTPSQCALARTLSRPQALMTVATKIALQMSAKIGGELWSVEIPLKQLMIVGIDCYHDTASGKRSVGALVASLNQSLSRWYSKVKLQARGQELMSELKMAFVGALKDYYKFNQCFPSRIIVYRDGVGDGQLDSIVKFEVGQLIESIKSMGENYMPKLSVVVVKKRISCRLFEHSKGALVNPPPGTVVDNEITRPEWYDFYIVSQAVRFGSVSPTHYNVVYDNSGLKPDHMQRLTYKLCHMYYNWQGVIAVPAPCQYAHKLALLVGDSLHREPHMDLDNLLFYL; this is translated from the exons ATGGCCGGTCGTGCACGCGGAAGAGCCAGAGGAAGAGGACGAGGCCAGGATGCATCCGTACCTGGG ATCCTCATGGCTCAGTCACATGCCCCTGTACCACTAGTTGCAGCCCATCAAGTGGGTGGGATGGTTGGTCGTGGAAGGCAGGAGAGTGGTCAAGTGACTCGGTCTGAAGAAG CTGTTTCGGAGATCTCTGCTGGATTTCAACAACTAAAGATAGGAGGAAGAGGTGGACGGAAGAGAGATGTCCATGATGCAGGGATTAACACCAGACAGACGATGGAGCATGTCATATCTTCCAAGAGTG GAACCAGTGGCTCGACTATTCATTTGTCAGCCAACTTCTTCCATGTCCTGTCCCGCCCCAAGTGGGTCCTCTACCAGTACCATGTGGATTTCAAACCTCCAATGGAGTCAACTCGCCTACGATCAGCCCTCCTTTACCAGCACGCAGCATTGGGCCCTGTTCGATGCTTTGACGGAGCAATTTTGTTTCTGCCTATTAAACTTCATGACAAG gtgactGAGCTGAACAGCAAGACCAACCATGGAGAGGACGTACAGATAACTGTTACCCTGACCAATGAACTGCCCCCATCCTCACCAGCGTGCCTGCAGTTCTACAACATTATATTCAGAAG GATTTTGAGAACTCTCAAGTTGCAGCAAATTGGACGCAATCACTACAATCCCAAGGATCCGCTTGACATCCCACAACACGG ACTAACTATTTGGCCAGGCTATGCTTCTGCCATTTTGCAGTATGAGTCCTCCATTTTGCTCTGTACTGATGTGAGCCACAAGGTGCTCCGTAGTGAGACCGTTCTTGATTTTATGGGCAACCTGAGGCAAAAGTGTAGCCCCCATACCTTCACCGATGCCTGCAGTCGGGAGCTTATTGGACTCGTCGTTCTCACCAA atacaacaacaaaacttaCAGGATTGATGACATTGCATGGGACCAAACACCCCACAACACTTTCAAGAGAGGGGAGGCTGACATCTCCTTCAAGAACTACTACAAAAAT CAATATGGCCTGGAAATTGCTGATAACAATCAAGTTTTACTGGTCAGCCACGTGAAAAAGGCAGCTCCAGGTTTAACTCCTTTAGGACCAGCTTTGCTCATTCCAGAGTTATGCTACTTTACAG GGCTGACTGACAAGATGCGGGCAGACTACACCATCATGAAGGACCTGAGTAAACACACCAGACTGGACCCAGAACAGAGGGCAGGGCGCCTTCTTAGATTTTCCGCTGCCATAAACAA GAATGAGATCGTGCAAGCTGATCTGGAAAACTGGGGACTCAAATTTGATAAGCAACTCTTAAATCTGACCGGCAGAATCCTTCCACCAGAGACTATTTTCCAAGGAGCAAGATCG TATAGTTATAACCCCCGGTCGGCTGACTGGACAAGAGAGATGCGTGGGTTGTCAGTGATGGGTTCTCCACCTCTGGAAAACTGGTTGCTGCTTTACACACGCCGGAATAGCCGAGAAGCCGAAAGCCTCCTGGATGCCCTCTACAAAGTTTCCGGCCCACTTAAGATCGCTTTGCAAGATCCTGTCAT AATTGAGTATGAGGATCATCAGGAATCTCTGCTGAGAACCCTTCAGAAAAATGTCAGAAAGGATACACAGATG GTGGTGGTCATCCTCAGCAGCAGCAGGAAGGATAAATATGACAGCGTGAAGAAATACCTGTGCGTGGACTGCCCCACTCCCAGTCAGTGCGCCCTGGCTCGAACCCTGAGCCGGCCACAAGCACTCATGACCGTCGCCACCAAGATTGCCCTTCAAATGTCGGCAAAAATCGGCGGAGAGTTGTGGAGCGTGGAAATACCC TTGAAACAGCTGATGATCGTGGGCATCGATTGCTACCACGATACTGCCAGTGGGAAAAGATCCGTTGGCGCTTTGGTGGCGAGCCTTAATCAGAGCTTGAGCAG ATGGTACTCAAAGGTGAAACTGCAGGCCCGAGGTCAGGAGCTCATGTCTGAACTCAAGATGGCATTTGTTG GAGCGCTCAAGGATTACTACAAGTTCAACCAATGCTTCCCATCACGCATCATTGTGTACCGCGACGGCGTGGGGGACGGCCAGCTCGATAGCATCGTCAAATTCGAGGTGGGCCAGTTGATCGAGTCTATCAAGTCCATGGGAGAAAATTACAT GCCCAAGCTGAGCGTGGTGGTGGTGAAAAAGCGTATCAGCTGCAGGCTTTTTGAGCACAGCAAGGGGGCGCTGGTCAACCCACCGCCAGGGACCGTTGTCGACAACGAGATCACACGCCCGGAATG GTATGACTTCTACATTGTGAGCCAAGCAGTCCGCTTTGGAAGTGTCTCTCCTACCCACTACAATGTTGTGTACGACAACAGTGGACTCAAGCCCGACCACATGCAGCGGCTCACCTACAAGCTGTGCCATATGTACTACAACTGGCAG gggGTCATCGCAGTCCCTGCGCCCTGCCAGTATGCCCACAAGTTGGCGCTACTTGTGGGTGATAGCCTTCATAGGGAGCCCCACATGGACCTGGACAACCTCCTCTTCTAtttgtag